The following proteins come from a genomic window of Nitrospira sp.:
- a CDS encoding DNA gyrase subunit A produces MPPDERLEHIDIEDEMRSSYLSYAMSVIVGRALPDVRDGLKPVHRRILFGMNEMGLASNRAYRKSAKIVGEVMGNYHPHGNMPIYDALVRMAQDFNMRYPLIDGQGNYGSMDGDPPAAERYTEARMTKLAEEMLADIDEDTVDFGPNYDESRQEPLVLPTRVPNLLINGAGGIAVGYATNIPTHNIAEIIDGLLLLLEHPEVTIAQLMKKIPGPDFPTAGFIYGMSGIKEAYETGRGLLTLRAKVVVETEERTDRERLIVTEIPYQVNKVTLIKKIAELVQEDRIKGISDLRDESSDREGVRVVIELKRGEIPLVVLNNLYKHTPLETTFGVIMLALVNNRPEILNLKQILHHFLEHRREVVVRRTAFELRKAEERAHILEGLKIALDHLDAVIALIRRSQSPDEARAGLMQQFGLTEIQANAILDMRLQRLTQLERAKLVEEYQDVLKQIEYLKSVLASEALVRTIIKDELTEIHEAYKDERRTQIVKEEAEINLEDLIAEEEVIVTISHAGYIKRNAVSLYRAQRRGGKGKIGMGIKEEDFVENLFTASTHDSLLFFTDAGKVYWLKVHEIPEASRAAKGKALVNLLALSGSEKVTATLPVKEFREDRYIVMGTKKGIIKKTELSAFSNPRQGGIIALGLEGGDRLIGVQLTDGQREILLGTRQGITIRFKEEEVRSMGRTAYGVKGITLEEGNEVIGMETITPDSTTSILTITEGGYGKRTPVGEYRVQGRGGKGIISVKTTERNGLAVGFLQVRDGDEIMLIAAQGKVLRCKVDDIREIGRNTQGVRILDLDGEGDRVVGVARLAEAVEREDAGTEDVPET; encoded by the coding sequence ATGCCCCCCGATGAACGACTAGAACATATCGACATCGAAGATGAAATGCGCTCGTCGTACTTGAGTTACGCGATGAGCGTGATCGTGGGGCGTGCGCTTCCTGATGTCCGCGACGGGCTCAAACCGGTTCATCGCCGCATCCTGTTCGGCATGAATGAAATGGGCCTCGCCTCCAATCGGGCCTACCGGAAATCCGCCAAGATCGTCGGCGAGGTCATGGGGAATTATCATCCGCATGGAAACATGCCCATCTATGACGCGCTCGTTCGAATGGCGCAAGACTTCAACATGCGCTATCCGCTTATCGACGGGCAGGGCAATTATGGGTCGATGGATGGTGATCCTCCGGCCGCCGAGCGGTATACCGAAGCGCGCATGACCAAACTGGCCGAAGAGATGTTGGCCGACATCGACGAAGACACGGTCGATTTTGGCCCGAATTACGACGAATCGCGACAGGAACCTCTCGTCCTACCGACTCGGGTGCCGAATCTTTTGATCAATGGAGCGGGCGGCATCGCGGTGGGCTATGCCACCAACATCCCCACACACAACATCGCCGAAATCATCGATGGGTTACTTCTGCTGTTGGAGCACCCGGAGGTGACGATCGCCCAGCTGATGAAGAAGATCCCGGGCCCTGATTTCCCCACGGCCGGATTTATTTACGGTATGAGTGGAATCAAAGAGGCTTACGAGACCGGCCGAGGCCTTCTCACTTTACGGGCGAAAGTCGTGGTGGAGACAGAGGAACGCACCGATCGCGAGCGCCTCATCGTCACGGAGATCCCATACCAAGTCAACAAGGTGACATTGATCAAAAAGATTGCCGAGTTGGTTCAGGAAGACCGCATCAAAGGCATCTCGGATTTACGAGACGAATCATCGGATCGCGAAGGGGTAAGGGTGGTGATCGAGCTGAAGCGAGGTGAAATCCCCTTGGTGGTGTTGAACAATCTGTACAAGCACACACCGCTCGAAACCACCTTCGGGGTCATCATGCTGGCCCTGGTCAATAATCGACCTGAGATCCTGAATCTCAAGCAAATCCTCCATCATTTCCTTGAGCATCGACGCGAAGTCGTCGTGCGGCGGACAGCGTTCGAGCTCAGAAAAGCGGAAGAACGGGCGCACATCCTGGAAGGGCTCAAGATCGCGCTCGACCACCTCGATGCCGTGATCGCGCTCATCCGCAGATCACAATCACCGGACGAAGCGAGAGCCGGTTTGATGCAGCAATTCGGCCTTACCGAGATCCAAGCCAATGCGATCCTCGACATGCGGCTCCAGCGCCTGACACAGTTGGAGCGCGCCAAACTCGTCGAGGAATACCAGGACGTGCTCAAACAGATCGAATACCTGAAGTCCGTCCTCGCGAGCGAGGCACTGGTTCGGACCATCATCAAAGACGAGCTGACGGAAATCCATGAGGCCTACAAGGACGAGCGTCGAACCCAGATCGTCAAAGAAGAGGCGGAGATCAACCTCGAAGACCTGATCGCGGAAGAAGAAGTGATCGTGACCATCTCGCACGCCGGCTACATCAAACGCAATGCCGTGTCCCTCTATCGCGCGCAGCGACGAGGCGGCAAGGGCAAGATCGGAATGGGCATCAAAGAAGAAGACTTCGTCGAGAATCTCTTTACCGCCTCCACCCATGACTCACTGCTTTTTTTCACGGACGCGGGGAAGGTCTATTGGTTGAAAGTCCATGAAATTCCGGAAGCCAGCCGGGCCGCAAAGGGCAAGGCCCTGGTCAATCTGCTCGCCCTGTCGGGAAGCGAAAAGGTCACGGCGACGTTGCCGGTGAAAGAGTTCCGAGAGGACCGATATATCGTGATGGGCACTAAGAAGGGCATCATCAAGAAGACAGAACTGTCCGCCTTCAGCAATCCAAGGCAGGGCGGCATCATCGCCTTGGGGCTTGAGGGCGGCGATAGGCTGATCGGCGTACAATTGACCGATGGACAGCGGGAAATTCTTCTGGGAACCCGACAAGGCATTACCATTCGGTTTAAAGAGGAAGAAGTGAGGTCGATGGGCAGGACGGCATACGGTGTGAAAGGGATCACGCTTGAAGAGGGGAACGAAGTCATCGGCATGGAAACCATTACCCCTGATTCCACAACTTCGATCTTGACCATCACGGAAGGCGGCTACGGTAAACGGACGCCCGTGGGCGAATATCGCGTTCAGGGTCGCGGCGGCAAGGGCATCATCAGCGTCAAGACGACTGAACGAAACGGACTGGCCGTCGGATTTCTGCAAGTACGAGACGGCGACGAAATCATGTTGATCGCCGCGCAGGGAAAAGTGCTTCGTTGCAAGGTGGACGATATTCGCGAAATCGGCCGGAATACCCAAGGTGTTCGTATTCTCGACCTCGACGGCGAAGGGGATCGAGTCGTAGGCGTCGCAAGACTCGCGGAAGCAGTCGAACGAGAGGACGCGGGTACGGAGGATGTGCCAGAGACCTAA
- a CDS encoding tmRNA-binding protein SmpB, protein MIKEKDDQRKVVATNRKAYHDYFIEEKFEAGIVLKGTEVKSLRERRVNLQDSYAGVKEGEAFLHHCHISPYSHGNMMNHDPIRTRKLLLHRKEINKLLGKTQQKGLTLIPLRIYFSERGQAKVELGLAKGKKQHDRRESIKAREAGREVERAIKERK, encoded by the coding sequence ATGATTAAAGAGAAGGACGATCAGCGGAAAGTCGTCGCCACCAATCGGAAGGCCTACCACGATTATTTTATCGAAGAAAAGTTCGAGGCTGGGATTGTGCTTAAAGGCACCGAGGTGAAATCACTTCGGGAGAGGCGAGTGAACTTGCAAGACAGTTATGCGGGCGTCAAAGAAGGCGAGGCCTTTCTCCATCATTGCCACATCAGTCCGTATAGTCATGGCAACATGATGAACCATGACCCGATCAGGACCCGCAAATTGCTCCTTCATCGAAAGGAAATCAACAAGCTCCTCGGGAAAACCCAGCAGAAAGGCCTCACGCTGATCCCCCTCCGGATCTATTTTTCGGAACGGGGTCAAGCGAAGGTCGAACTTGGATTAGCAAAAGGAAAGAAACAGCATGATCGCCGAGAATCGATCAAGGCTCGAGAAGCCGGACGAGAAGTGGAACGAGCGATCAAAGAACGAAAGTAG
- a CDS encoding Two-component transcriptional response regulator, OmpR family yields the protein MRILLVEDDADLAQFIRKGLKEEHYVVDVAADGEAGLALALDNSYDLMILDIMLPKLDGLTLCRRVRDKGISTPVLLLTARNNLETKVSGFDTGADQFLPKPFAFAELLARIRALLRRGSSQQIAHLQAADLRLDPASHRVWRAGQEISLTNKEYALLEFLLRNKNRVLTRTAIIEHVWDISYDPMTNIVDAHIRALRAKIDRDFSPPLIATVRGAGYMLEEPDASA from the coding sequence ATGAGAATTCTGCTCGTTGAAGATGATGCGGACCTTGCGCAATTCATCAGAAAAGGGTTGAAGGAAGAGCACTATGTGGTGGACGTCGCCGCCGACGGAGAAGCCGGCTTGGCGTTGGCTCTGGACAATTCCTATGATCTGATGATCCTGGACATCATGTTACCCAAGCTCGACGGCCTGACCCTCTGCCGCCGCGTTCGTGACAAAGGCATCTCCACTCCAGTGTTGCTACTGACCGCGCGAAACAATTTGGAGACGAAGGTCTCCGGCTTTGATACCGGCGCGGATCAGTTTTTGCCGAAGCCGTTCGCCTTCGCGGAATTGCTGGCACGAATCAGGGCGCTCTTGCGCCGCGGCAGCTCCCAGCAAATCGCCCATCTTCAGGCGGCCGACCTTCGGTTAGACCCGGCTTCCCACCGTGTCTGGCGCGCAGGGCAGGAAATCTCTCTGACGAATAAAGAATATGCCCTGCTCGAATTCCTACTTCGAAACAAGAATCGCGTGCTTACCCGAACGGCAATCATCGAGCATGTGTGGGACATCAGTTATGATCCCATGACGAATATCGTCGATGCCCACATTCGAGCCCTCCGTGCGAAGATCGACCGGGACTTTTCGCCGCCTTTGATCGCCACGGTGCGTGGCGCCGGATATATGCTCGAAGAGCCGGATGCCTCCGCATGA